In Candidatus Obscuribacterales bacterium, one genomic interval encodes:
- the cadA gene encoding cadmium-translocating P-type ATPase, translated as MTSHKDPVCGMTVEPQSAKAQVEHLGQVYYFCYVGCAEKFKADPSAYLDPNRKEKLAKAAANSGSGYTCPMHPEVVSDKPADCPLCGMSLEAMMPGDDEAAKAEVVEIKKRLFVSAALAIPIFALSMSHMLGINIIDHAANNWLQFALTTPVVLWAAQPFIHRGWQSMKNKALNMFTLLSLGIVIPYLYSVYSLLAQAPILYFESAAVITTLAWFGQLLEAKARVQSASAVKELVSLMPSEATVVLPDGSPLVMQLDQIPIGAEVRIKPGERIPVDGKVLEGESYVDESMLTGEPKPEPKSAGTLVSAGTLNGNGSLLVEVQHIGNDTLLAQIIALVSEALRSKLPVQKLVDKVASIFVPLVIAIAVLTFVGWVANGMPAVQAMTMAVAVLVIACPCALGLATPMSVIVAAGRAAKAGVLFKDASSLEALSHINTLVIDKTGTLTEGKMSLKEIATMGTIEENQLLALAAALEAHSEHPLANAVLTEQQQRNGAVLACDNFKIFAGEGVSGIVNGQEIKVGSKSFAGTDTEDKSESDKTEIFIRVDGKCQGKLHFTDKLRPDAVQSIKTLQKNGITVVLATGDKEGPAKAIAAEVDITDIRWGLMPADKGNLVKELQGKGLVVAMAGDGINDAPALAQANIGIAMATGTGVAVSSAGIVLLNSDIAGIVRAHKVSKAMLANIAENLFLAFGYNALAIPAAAGLLLPLTGIALNPMVAAAAMSLSSVSVIANALRLRGLKL; from the coding sequence ATGACATCACACAAGGATCCGGTCTGCGGCATGACCGTAGAACCTCAATCAGCAAAGGCCCAAGTTGAACACTTGGGCCAGGTGTATTATTTCTGCTACGTCGGCTGTGCTGAGAAATTCAAGGCGGATCCGTCTGCCTATCTTGATCCAAATCGCAAGGAAAAGCTCGCAAAAGCTGCTGCAAATTCAGGTAGCGGCTACACCTGCCCGATGCATCCGGAAGTAGTAAGCGACAAACCCGCAGACTGTCCCTTGTGCGGCATGAGCTTGGAAGCAATGATGCCTGGTGACGATGAGGCAGCAAAAGCCGAAGTAGTGGAAATAAAAAAACGCCTCTTCGTAAGCGCCGCACTTGCAATTCCAATTTTTGCTCTGAGCATGTCACACATGCTCGGCATAAATATCATTGATCATGCTGCAAACAACTGGTTGCAATTTGCACTGACAACACCTGTTGTTTTGTGGGCAGCGCAGCCGTTTATTCACCGCGGCTGGCAGTCAATGAAAAACAAAGCACTGAATATGTTTACGCTATTGAGTCTGGGAATAGTCATTCCCTATCTCTACAGCGTCTATTCTCTGTTGGCGCAAGCTCCAATACTTTATTTCGAATCAGCCGCAGTAATTACAACACTTGCCTGGTTCGGACAGTTACTGGAAGCAAAAGCAAGAGTGCAAAGCGCAAGCGCCGTGAAAGAGCTTGTTTCACTCATGCCATCGGAAGCAACCGTCGTCTTGCCTGACGGCAGCCCCCTGGTGATGCAACTGGATCAAATTCCCATTGGTGCTGAAGTTCGCATCAAGCCCGGCGAGCGAATTCCCGTGGACGGCAAAGTGCTGGAAGGCGAAAGCTATGTCGACGAAAGCATGCTTACAGGCGAACCAAAACCTGAACCGAAATCTGCCGGGACACTGGTATCAGCAGGCACACTTAACGGCAACGGCAGTCTGCTTGTAGAAGTTCAACACATCGGCAACGACACCTTGCTTGCACAGATAATTGCCTTAGTCAGCGAAGCCCTGCGCAGCAAGCTGCCAGTGCAAAAGCTGGTCGACAAAGTAGCGTCTATCTTTGTACCATTGGTAATTGCAATTGCGGTACTTACATTTGTCGGCTGGGTAGCCAACGGCATGCCTGCCGTGCAAGCAATGACAATGGCTGTTGCAGTTCTAGTAATTGCCTGCCCCTGCGCACTCGGACTGGCTACACCAATGTCCGTCATTGTCGCAGCCGGACGCGCCGCCAAAGCTGGTGTGCTTTTCAAAGACGCTAGCTCGCTGGAAGCTTTGTCGCACATCAACACTCTCGTCATAGACAAAACAGGCACGCTTACCGAAGGCAAGATGAGTCTCAAAGAAATTGCAACCATGGGAACAATTGAAGAGAATCAACTGCTTGCGCTGGCTGCGGCCCTTGAAGCACACAGCGAACACCCGCTGGCTAATGCAGTGCTTACCGAGCAGCAACAACGCAATGGCGCAGTGCTCGCCTGTGATAACTTCAAAATCTTTGCAGGAGAAGGTGTAAGCGGCATCGTCAACGGACAGGAGATCAAGGTAGGCAGCAAGTCCTTCGCCGGTACTGATACAGAAGACAAATCGGAATCCGACAAGACGGAAATATTCATCAGAGTAGACGGAAAGTGTCAGGGAAAACTACACTTTACCGACAAACTACGCCCGGATGCAGTCCAGTCCATCAAGACCCTGCAGAAGAATGGTATCACCGTCGTGCTTGCCACGGGAGACAAAGAAGGACCAGCAAAAGCAATTGCTGCCGAGGTTGACATTACGGACATACGCTGGGGTCTCATGCCTGCCGACAAGGGAAATCTTGTCAAAGAATTGCAAGGCAAGGGATTGGTTGTAGCAATGGCCGGCGACGGCATTAACGATGCACCAGCGCTAGCTCAAGCAAATATCGGCATCGCCATGGCAACAGGCACAGGTGTAGCCGTTAGCAGTGCTGGAATTGTTCTGCTCAACAGCGACATTGCCGGCATCGTGCGCGCGCACAAAGTAAGCAAAGCAATGCTCGCCAACATAGCTGAGAATCTATTTCTGGCATTCGGCTACAACGCCCTTGCCATACCTGCTGCTGCTGGTCTCTTGCTACCACTTACCGGTATCGCTTTAAATCCAATGGTAGCCGCTGCCGCCATGT